From Schizosaccharomyces pombe strain 972h- genome assembly, chromosome: II, the proteins below share one genomic window:
- the exo5 gene encoding single-strand DNA-specific 5'-3' exodeoxyribonuclease Exo5 has translation MEEYEDFEMEDLSELVSYMDYLETQRLTISQLDYSLSIPPQLLVSREISKLEDEVCEMLKESSLFQLFRKHKGYLNVTDLVLPLWCEVQHEYYLLRRIKKKTPKMERGIKLHQILEYETSPPSERRVLDRTSKEEPWALRLLRQLEGIMLLQKNGITREFPIWGYYKESSIFGIIDEISLNNPSKSNFNSDIRNYFNFKMYDLSFVDNKTRFSSRKPGASQILSSKVQLMYYVHLFLNYFPSLGEKQQSIFRDISPTYSNRLHSQSHWWNMFLSQLSLDGTKDLGPKFLEQSILSIPDIPEDVFAGHNSLNGLYALVFASAKKLHLRLTDDNLTIAYRNDKTGEVVYKDKFSFSNKLLEASYTKAYQFWHNLREPEGVPAEEVYKCRSCEFQKECWWLKKKQYYPLSSP, from the exons ATGGAAGAATATGAAGATTTTGAGATGGAAGATTTGAGCGAATTAGTCTCTTATATGGACTATCTTGAAACACAAAGATTGACTATTAGCCAATTGGATTATTCTTTGAGCATTCCACCACAATTGCTCGTAAGCAGGGAAATTTCTAAACTAGAGGACGAAG TTTGTGAAATGTTAAAAGAAAGTTCATTATTCCAACTGTTTCGAAAACACAAAGGTTATTTAAAT GTTACTGACCTTGTTTTACCTTTGTGGTGTGAAGTGCAACATGAATACTATTTATTgagaagaattaaaaaaaagacccCGAAGATGGAACGCGGAATTAAGCTGCATCAAATACTTGAGTATGAAACCTCCCCTCCATCAGAACGTCGAGTGCTTGATCGGACATCCAAGGAGGAACCATGGGCATTACGATTATTAAGGCAATTAGAAGGTATTATgttattacaaaaaaatggaattaCAAGAGAGTTTCCAATCTGGGGATATTACAAAGAGTCCTCAATTTTTGGCATTATTGATGAAATAAGTCTAAACAACCCttcaaaaagcaattttaaTAGTGACATCCGCAATtacttcaatttcaaaatgtaCGATTTAAGTTTTGTTGACAATAAAACTCGGTTTTCTTCCAGAAAGCCTGGAGCTTCACAAATTCTTAGTTCCAAAGTACAACTAATGTATTACGTTCatctctttttaaattatttccCCTCTCTAGgagaaaaacaacaaaGCATTTTTAGGGATATTTCTCCTACATATTCTAACAGACTTCATTCTCAAAGTCACTGGTGGAACATGTTTTTGAGCCAACTATCGCTGGACGGCACCAAGGACTTGGGGCCGAAATTTTTAGAGCAAtcaattctttcaattccCGATATTCCTGAAGATGTCTTTGCAGGTCATAACTCGCTAAATGGACTTTATGCACTCGTATTTGCTTCAGCTAAGAAGTTGCATTTACGTCTTACTGATGACAATCTTACCATT GCATACAGGAATGACAAAACAGGAGAAGTGGTATACAAAGACAAATTCTCTTTTAGcaataaattattagaaGCTTCCTATACTAAGGCTTATCAATTTTGGCACAATTTAAGGGAGCCTGAAGGCGTTCCTGCAGAGGAAGTCTACAAATGCCGAAGTTGTGAATTTCAGAAAGAATGTTGGTGGctcaaaaagaaacagTATTACCCTCTTTCAAGTCCGTAA
- the exo5 gene encoding mitochondrial single stranded DNA specific 5'-3' exodeoxyribonuclease Exo5.2 has product MLKESSLFQLFRKHKGYLNVTDLVLPLWCEVQHEYYLLRRIKKKTPKMERGIKLHQILEYETSPPSERRVLDRTSKEEPWALRLLRQLEGIMLLQKNGITREFPIWGYYKESSIFGIIDEISLNNPSKSNFNSDIRNYFNFKMYDLSFVDNKTRFSSRKPGASQILSSKVQLMYYVHLFLNYFPSLGEKQQSIFRDISPTYSNRLHSQSHWWNMFLSQLSLDGTKDLGPKFLEQSILSIPDIPEDVFAGHNSLNGLYALVFASAKKLHLRLTDDNLTIAYRNDKTGEVVYKDKFSFSNKLLEASYTKAYQFWHNLREPEGVPAEEVYKCRSCEFQKECWWLKKKQYYPLSSP; this is encoded by the exons ATGTTAAAAGAAAGTTCATTATTCCAACTGTTTCGAAAACACAAAGGTTATTTAAAT GTTACTGACCTTGTTTTACCTTTGTGGTGTGAAGTGCAACATGAATACTATTTATTgagaagaattaaaaaaaagacccCGAAGATGGAACGCGGAATTAAGCTGCATCAAATACTTGAGTATGAAACCTCCCCTCCATCAGAACGTCGAGTGCTTGATCGGACATCCAAGGAGGAACCATGGGCATTACGATTATTAAGGCAATTAGAAGGTATTATgttattacaaaaaaatggaattaCAAGAGAGTTTCCAATCTGGGGATATTACAAAGAGTCCTCAATTTTTGGCATTATTGATGAAATAAGTCTAAACAACCCttcaaaaagcaattttaaTAGTGACATCCGCAATtacttcaatttcaaaatgtaCGATTTAAGTTTTGTTGACAATAAAACTCGGTTTTCTTCCAGAAAGCCTGGAGCTTCACAAATTCTTAGTTCCAAAGTACAACTAATGTATTACGTTCatctctttttaaattatttccCCTCTCTAGgagaaaaacaacaaaGCATTTTTAGGGATATTTCTCCTACATATTCTAACAGACTTCATTCTCAAAGTCACTGGTGGAACATGTTTTTGAGCCAACTATCGCTGGACGGCACCAAGGACTTGGGGCCGAAATTTTTAGAGCAAtcaattctttcaattccCGATATTCCTGAAGATGTCTTTGCAGGTCATAACTCGCTAAATGGACTTTATGCACTCGTATTTGCTTCAGCTAAGAAGTTGCATTTACGTCTTACTGATGACAATCTTACCATT GCATACAGGAATGACAAAACAGGAGAAGTGGTATACAAAGACAAATTCTCTTTTAGcaataaattattagaaGCTTCCTATACTAAGGCTTATCAATTTTGGCACAATTTAAGGGAGCCTGAAGGCGTTCCTGCAGAGGAAGTCTACAAATGCCGAAGTTGTGAATTTCAGAAAGAATGTTGGTGGctcaaaaagaaacagTATTACCCTCTTTCAAGTCCGTAA